Genomic window (Paenibacillus sp. 37):
ACGGACACACCAGCCAGCACAACAACCGCTGCTAGGGCGAGAAACCTCGTCCAGCGCAGGTTGATCCCGAGATTAATCGCTACTTCTTCACCGAGTGACATCAGCGATACACGCCGGGCGAGTGGCATAATCAGCACCAGTGTCACGAGCAGCACAGGAAGAATCAGCTTGAGATGCCGCCATTCTATTCCGCCAAAACCTCCCGCATACCAGAAGGCCAGATCCTGACTCAGGTCAAAATAAATGGCAACGCCTGTGCTGAGCGAGGTTAACATGGCTGCAATAACGGCCCCAGCAACGGTCAGTCTAATGGAATTTAGACCACCCGGTGCTGCCATGCCAAGCAGGAAGATAAGCAGTGTGCCCAGAACAGCCCCCACGAATGATAAAACCATGATCCAGCCGTATGACAGTCCGGGCCAAAAGGCGAAGCTCAGTGCTACCACAAAAGTGGCTCCAGCATTGATGCCCAGAATGCCCGTGTCTGCCAGCGGATTACGTGTAATGCCTTGCATTAAAGCTCCTGCAACAGCAAAGGCAGCACCGATAATAACCGCGGCAAGGACACGAGGCAGCCGCAGTTCATGAATAATCTGATGTGGTGTCAAAGCTGGGTTGTACTGAAATATGGCAGCCCATACGGTTTCCAGCGTTAACCCTTTGGCACCTAAAGAGATGGCGACAAACATACTTAGCAGCAGTATGGCTATGGCAGACAAAAACGTCAGCCCAACGGTCACTGGAGATTTTCTTGAATTAGACGGACGATGTGGCAGTCCCGGATGTTGAATACGGGTCACTCCTTTGGTACCAACAACGTATTTCATTGTTATTGATTATCATTATCAATTAGTGATCATTATAGAATCTTAATTCAGGCCCGTACATGGCATAAATTAAGATTCTGGAGATGGACATTTTTTAGATTACAAAAGTGAAGGTTTGTTCGTCAACATAGAGAGCGCTTCATCAAGCTGGATGTTAATGGAATATGGAGCATATACGACCCATGAGTTCCAGTCAATGAGATGCACACGTCCGTTTTTTACCGCAGGATGGCTGTTCCATAGTGGATTCGAAGCCATCTCTTTCAACAGTGTTGCCTTTTCATGCATAGAATTAATCGCCAGTACCAAAACGTCCGCCTCCAGTCCGTCCCATTCGCCTGGTGTGAAGGGCAGCCAGTTGAATCCAACGCCGGGAGGTTTGCCAGCCAGTTCGGTCTGAATGCGCTGAGGAGCGGCCAATTGCAAAGTTCGATAAAAGACATGGCCAAAGTTCCGATGACTGTACATCCGTGGACCTTTAGGCGTTAACGTGCCAACGGCAACGGTGATATCCCCGGCCAATTCCTTGATTTTTTTGCGTGCACGCTCTGCCTTGCGTTCATGTCGATCCAGCCAATCTGTGGCTGCTTGGGTACGATCCACAATGGATGCAATCTGATGCAGATGACCGAAGACATCTGTCTGGTTCCAGGGAATCGTGATGATGGGAGCGACATCGCCAATATGCTCCATCGCTTTGGCAGCTGCATTGTCCTTGGTCAGAATCAAATCAGGATTCACATCGAGGAAAGCCTGACGTCCCTGTTCCCACGGTTCATAAGCGTGGAAGGGCAGTGCCAGCGATTTGGGCAGATGAGGCAGGTGACCCTGGATCTGAGCTGCGCATGGCGTGATGCCAAGTGTCATCAGGTGGTCCGTGTATGGATAGGAGAGTGACACGATATTTCGGTGGACCTGCTTCGAATAGGAAGTTGGCGCATAACCGGCATGGTTTCGGAAACGTCTGCTGAAATAAAATTCGTCACGGTAACCCACTTCACGAGCCACATCACGGATACGCAGTTCGGAAGTGAGCAGCAATTCCTTGGCCCGGTTCATCCGCAGATGAGTGATATATTCAATCGGATTTTTCTGCATGCGACTCTTGAATAGCTGTGAGTAATAGGACGGATGCATGTCAGCCAATTCGGCCAGATTTTCCAGCTTGATCTCGTGCATGTAGTTTTCGCGCATGTATTGCAGGGTGGACCTGAGCCACTGTTCCGGTTCATCCTGTCCAGCCGTTTCGTCAGTGGGGTCTTCTTGAGGCCAGAGCATATGTAACAGTTCCGTCAGGAGGAGCTGTGCTTTCAAGCCTGTTTCCAAACCTTCGCTGGTTAATTGTGTAAGCTGTGCGGCAATGCGCTGTATACCGTAAAATGGGCCCTGAATCCAGCCTGTAACAGGTGAATTGAGCTCACGTTCGTAGATTCGTCTGGCTTTTGTTTTCTCCGTAGCCCGATACAGATCGAAGTGAATGATATATAGTTCAATATCATGGTCTTCATCTCCGATCAGTTCAATTGCAGTTCCTGGTGAGCACAGACAAGCTGATTTGCGAGCCATGTGGGATTCGGCCCCATTTATGATTAGTTCGCCTGTGAATTTGTGCATGTATATAAAGGTATGATGAGCAAGTTCAGTAGTGGACCAGCGCCATTTTCCATGGTTTATATGTTCTGCCTGACGAAGTTCGATCAGGGTATCATTCAGGAATGCATCCAGATCTGCCCGGTTTAAGGGTTCCTTTTCTAAATTGGGACTCGTCTGCTGATGTAACGTGTGTGGATTCATGCCGCTGTGGGTGGTACTGGGGATGGTAGTCATGGTGCTTGCGACCTCCTCTCTTATGAAAAGTTATTTGGTTAATGATTGAATCGGGAACGGGACTATATTCGCTCGAATCCGGATCATGCCGTGTGGACACATGTGCAAAATCTGGATCGCGCTTTGTGATAACTATACCAAGAGCTTACCGTCAGCTCGGAGACGCTGGAGTATAATTATTGGCTGTCTTGTCTGTCAGGGCCCGTTCGCAGTATTGTCAGATATTTTTTTAACCTGTAAGACAGGGATAGGATGTTGTTGATCAGGTGTGATGGTTGATTTAACCGGATTATTGCTGGTTACAACCATGCCAAGGGACAAGACCTTTTGGCTCCTGGTCTGCTGATAATCTTAGCAAATCTACTGGAGAATTGAAATGTACACAGAGATGTTCAAGTCCCTGATGAACTGGAATTCTAATGAGAATACATAATCGAAATCGTTTTCTGACGTAAGCCTTTCTTTTTGGTAAAATAAAGGGGATAACCTGTTGGCCTGATCTGAATCATGAACCTTTTTAACACCATTTGCAGTAGGGAGGCTTTAATATGACAGAAGTAGCGGGACGGGAAAAAGTACGTTGGGGCATTATGGGCACGGGATGGATTGCATCCCAGTTTGCAAGGGATTTGGAGCATGCAGGAAACGCTGTGAAAGCAGCGGTAGGTTCACGGACAGCGGGAAGTGCGGAGAAGTTTGCAGCTGAATATGGTTTTGCACGCGCTTACGGTTCTTATGATGAGATGCTTCAAGATCCTGAAGTAGATATTATCTATGTGGCAACACCTCATCCTGTGCATAAGGAAAATGTAATGGCTTGTCTGGAGGCAGGCAAGGCGGTGCTCTGTGAAAAGCCGTTTACGATGAATGCACGCCAGTTGGAGCAACTGGTGGAGACGGCACGGGAGCGCAATCTTTTCCTGATGGAAGGGATGTGGACACGCTTTTTGCCGCCGATTGCTCAAGCCAGAGCATGGATCGCAGAAGGTCGAATCG
Coding sequences:
- a CDS encoding AraC family transcriptional regulator, with the protein product MTTIPSTTHSGMNPHTLHQQTSPNLEKEPLNRADLDAFLNDTLIELRQAEHINHGKWRWSTTELAHHTFIYMHKFTGELIINGAESHMARKSACLCSPGTAIELIGDEDHDIELYIIHFDLYRATEKTKARRIYERELNSPVTGWIQGPFYGIQRIAAQLTQLTSEGLETGLKAQLLLTELLHMLWPQEDPTDETAGQDEPEQWLRSTLQYMRENYMHEIKLENLAELADMHPSYYSQLFKSRMQKNPIEYITHLRMNRAKELLLTSELRIRDVAREVGYRDEFYFSRRFRNHAGYAPTSYSKQVHRNIVSLSYPYTDHLMTLGITPCAAQIQGHLPHLPKSLALPFHAYEPWEQGRQAFLDVNPDLILTKDNAAAKAMEHIGDVAPIITIPWNQTDVFGHLHQIASIVDRTQAATDWLDRHERKAERARKKIKELAGDITVAVGTLTPKGPRMYSHRNFGHVFYRTLQLAAPQRIQTELAGKPPGVGFNWLPFTPGEWDGLEADVLVLAINSMHEKATLLKEMASNPLWNSHPAVKNGRVHLIDWNSWVVYAPYSINIQLDEALSMLTNKPSLL
- a CDS encoding FecCD family ABC transporter permease, yielding MKYVVGTKGVTRIQHPGLPHRPSNSRKSPVTVGLTFLSAIAILLLSMFVAISLGAKGLTLETVWAAIFQYNPALTPHQIIHELRLPRVLAAVIIGAAFAVAGALMQGITRNPLADTGILGINAGATFVVALSFAFWPGLSYGWIMVLSFVGAVLGTLLIFLLGMAAPGGLNSIRLTVAGAVIAAMLTSLSTGVAIYFDLSQDLAFWYAGGFGGIEWRHLKLILPVLLVTLVLIMPLARRVSLMSLGEEVAINLGINLRWTRFLALAAVVVLAGVSVSAVGSIGFVGLVIPHISRKLVGVDYRLIIPMSSLLGAILLVLADLGSRIVNPPEELAVGIMVAFVGVPFFLYLARKERRAL